The nucleotide window attttgttggtttgttcaattcacagaggagactctgccaaaattttggtagagaaaattttggtagagagtcTTGGTTTCTAGTAAATGGGCCCGGCATCAGGGTGATATCGGAACAAAGACGGGATTCGTCCTGGTTTTGGGGAAatttcggggcgggtcctgtcacaaACCGCCTTAGATaattggaatttgggtcgaATTGTGTCAAGTTAATCCTCTCGAAATTGGAAATTATGTAAAACATCAGTGCCACAGGTCGGTAAATGGAACAGCTGTAATAtctcacatcgaccaacggagagggggtgatgtgccttttATGTACATGCTCGTCTCCATCTAACACGAAACCTTTtaggagctcactggcttcagagtcatgggaactccgaagttaagcgagttaggactagagcaatcccaggatagatgacccactgggaagttgctcgtgagttcctaaaaacaaaaccctgAGAGCAGGGGGCctaaagcggacaatatcaaCATGTTGCCCACTGGGCATAAGGACCGGCCGTAAAGCAAATCGAATGAAGAAGTAATGTGGTCCGTAGCGCCGCTGTCAATGATCCATCAACGGAGCCGCAATGGAGCTGTAAACAGACCTTGAACACTACCAGCGAAATTGGGTTTTGGCGAAAGGAGCTTTGACAGTGCCATCAACAACATATAATTACATATTTGTTTCCTAATTTATCCTGTAGACATTAGGATATTTTTGACCTTCTTAACATACTGACAACTTTCCTTGATCTTTCAACTAGTGATCAATCAGATATATTAGGAGCTGTAAATCCTTGGGAATTCCTTGGTTAGATGTGGTACTTTGTATCGATGTGATAGGAATCAAGATTGGTAATGTAATGAATTTTAAATCTTCAAGTTTTATGAGATAAGCGACTTTTAAGTTTAAGCATGGTGTGGGTAATAATATTGCATATTTGGACCTCAATTTATTGTTAAATcatagcaaacaaaaaaaaaatgtaaaattaacacTTCACACCCGTCGTCTTTCCATTAAAACCATAATGGTGAAAAACTGTCGTAATTTGACATTCAAAAGATGTCAATCAATTTAGCGACAATTTTCAAAGCATCACAACGACGGTGGATCCCCGTCgcctatttctttttttgtagtCGTGGGAGCATAAATTGGTTGAAAGCAAGAACAGCCATTGCCATAATAGCCCACGGAGGAGGCAACCAGTTGTTACTCCGCTTGTAAGCCTCCTGAGAATACAAAAGCAAACAGCACCATACACACGTTTGCAGGATTAGATTGAGCTACTAAACCTAAAGACAGGCAGTTTGTTGAAAATATTGGGATGTAGGGTTTTCTTTGTAGGCAAACATGAATGCATAAACTTGTCGTTACCAAGTCAAGAGTTAGCTCATTTTTCAATATTAAGTGTTTCCAGACGTTTCTTTTTTCACTGCTAAACCAAATCCAATCTACATGAATAAGAACTCCATCCCAAAATGTCATACACAAGGCACACttcatatttcaaagtttCTACTACTACTTGCCCATTACATTTGCAAGAATATGCATCACTATTTAGATCTCCAGAATTCAAATCCATACAAAAGTTTTAGGAACTgcaaaattcatttattatgtATGCAGCAGTGCTTAAATGACAATGAAAACAATTAAACTACTGAACTCAAGCAAGCGTAAGTTaagagaaattataaaatataccTGTGCTGAAATAGCTTGAGTGACACTATACTGAGTCTCTGTTTTGAACTGTCTCCACAAGGACTTGCACTGCACGGGAGTAATTAAGGTATCCTCTGAAGGAACCTAGTTCAGAGTTAACCTTTAATAAGGAACCAGTTTGATGATAGAAAAAGTAGATAGATCAGCCAAAACCCATTAATGGTACCTCTTCCCAAGTGTTTGAGGCAAGAGGGTATGCAGAAGCTTCTATTCCCCTATCTTGTGACGATGAAACAGTAACAGTTCCATCCatcagagaagaaaagagagtttCTTCAATATTATCTGGCTTCTCCTCCAAGCGGATGGCAGCCATGACTGATAAAAGCTTCATAGACTGCAAGAAAGATATAATAAAAGACACTAAAATATCACTTTAACACAAAAGGACAGATAACTACTCTTCCATAAAAGTTCAAAGTGATTACAGCAGAGTGAGCATCTTTGGTAATACTTCTAATGTCTTCTTTCTTGGTCCAAACCCGAGGCATTGAACCACTGTCATAATTAAAGACTGTGGAAAACCTGAGAAATGTTAACAGAAATGATAAGCAACCAAAATCacaatgaaaaaagaagaggaaatatATGGACAGCAAGTTCTCTACCGATCTTTCATGAGGATCATAATTTTTGCAGCCTCTTCTCTTGCTTTTTTCACAACCACATTCCGTGAGTAATCCCTTAAATGTTGCAACATTTTGGCAATTGTTTCTTTGTCCAACTCAAAATCGGCAACTGCAGTTGATGAAAACGTAGATACTGCAACTTCAGTTTCACGATTAAGAAGTTTTCTTATTGAAGCCCAAGTGTCTTTTTCACCAGATTCAAGTAAAGCCTCTACTGGTCCAGTTAAAGATGCAGACAGTTGTTTCTGCAaaattaaagggtattttcATTAAGAACTTTAAGTAACAACAAATTATCAACATAACTTTAAAAGTATTCTAAGTCATATAATAACCAAGAATCTAATAGATTATCATAACGTTATCTCATGAAAAATACTTCTCTCCTTATCAGGTAAGTAGGAGCTCCTACATTCCTACCAATAGTAGTGTGACATATGTGcagaagtttttctttttgttatttttgatgaattatttttacacaAGTGTCAAACTATGATTCGCAAAAAGGAGTACTCCTTACTGATAAGGAGGCAAGTAGTATCCTTACCTCATAGTTGACATTCAATTCTGACAACTTTGCACTACAAACGGATGATGCATGTGTATCTATATCACGTCGTAGTTTTTCGCGAATAACTCTTGAAGCATCCCAATTAGCTTGTTGTATGGCAGCATCTGAAAGGAACAACATGTTAAGTAATACTAATAACGAAGGTTGTTTGGTGGACAAACATGTTAATTACCTGCACATCCTTTGTCAAACTCAAGCATGGAAGACTGAGTACAACTACGAAGAGATGAAGTAAATCCTTCTCTTTTGTTTAACAATTCTTCTAGCCtcactttaaaatttttaagcGCTTTAGAATGTACATGTCCCAACATAGTCGTGTACGCAGGGTAAACAAACTGGAAAATTAAGAGCAAAGCGAGATTAGAACTCTGATAATTGGCATCAGTGGCTGCAATGAATCCTTAAAACCAACCACACCGAATCCATCCCACCCTTTAATAAATTGGGTTTTGAAGACAATATGAACTATAAAGATCAAGCAAACGTTAAGGCGTAGAGTGATACGTTTCATCAAGAGCCTTGCAAAGCGTAAGcctgaatatatatattttaaattatagatATATAGTGCTATAGCATTTTTGGTCCTTTTTTCCtggttcttttttattttctaggcTGTTTCATTTCTTGGGTTGGgcacttttttaaaaaaatacaagccCATTTTTCCatgtttaaaagaaaacaatcatTGCTAGTGCCGTCCTACCATGGTGGTAGAGTAGGTGTTCGGGAGACCCCCCCACGACATCCTCATTTCCAAGAATTGTCTAAGCAATTGAAAACCTAACCAAAACCTCTGTTAAATTGGAAAGACAAGTAGAATAGCCATACATCCAATGCTTTTGACTCCAACAGTTGTCGTTTTGAGTTCCTTACACCTTCGTCAAAGTAAATGGCCTCCATGTCATACCTATGATGCACAAGCAAGATCATACAAATAATGTCAGACAGAACTAGAAACAATACAAGCCCAACActaacaataaaaatttcaatgcagatatatatatacatagagagagagagattcaccTTTGGAATTTTAAACTCACATATTTAAATCAGAGTGAAACTTACTCTGAAAAATAAGTGCTTAAAATGGAGCTGAGCCTTTTACCAAAACCTTGTACGGGACCAGTGTGGACAGCTTCTTCCAATGCCAACCAACCCTAAATCATGTTTATCCCAAGAATGACCAATAAAACCTTCTCGATCATATTAGAAGTACAAGCATCTCAGAAAAAGGAGATTATGAGTACATACCCCATCATGGATCAACTGATTGAATTCCCGGTTGGCGATCTCTTCACATCGAACAGTAGCAACCATaacctaattaaattattaacaaTATTATGTATATGTTCTATGCATATGAGAAGTGAACACCACAAATCATTTTCTattgggaagaaaagaaactaaCAAACCTTGTGAGCGGGAAGATCCAGGTCCTTGTTCTCTTTGATTACTTTCCAAATCTGTTGTGCAGTAAAGGAAAATCCTGAGGCAGGAACAACACCCCGTCTATCACCAGCAAGCCCTCCTGGAGAAATAGAATGGAAAAAGCGCTGCCTAAGTTGAGCAACCTGCATGATACAGGACATAAAGCAAACAATTATGTTTCCCCTGATACGAAAGACATTAAGCAActcttcatatatataaatatacataaaaaacaCGCCCCATGTATCGAAAccccaaaaagagaaaatgtaaTGGCCAATACGATTTTGGACATAATAAACTGCCTCTTATAGTAGAGAGATTACCTCCTCCTTAaacttctcctcctcctcttcataACTGGACAAAGTAACTACTTCTACCTTCACGTCAAAGAATTTTGTAATCAGTGACAATTAGCTTTGACTAATGATCAAGACATTAAAAAGAACACAAGCTCTCAGAGATCTCACACTAAAGAAATCACTGAAGGGGGTACTGTTATGGGCTTCGGGCTTCGGAACTCCATCCCATAGCTGTAGAATTTACAATATCTGAGagatatgaaaaaaaaaaaacaactaagGTTTAAAAACAAGATAGCTCTGAAGACAAAATTACCTTCTGTATATCTTCCCTCAAAACAGGCTCCAGATTTTCAAACGGGGTCTAAACAAACAgccacaaacaagaaaaagttaATATGGAACAAGAATATTATTTCATGAGGACAACATAATTGGACATATCTCATTAAAAAGCTCAAAAAGTATGCCCCAGACCTTTGTGTGTATAACAAAAAGTAACGTCATTTTGCGGGGGACGAATGAGTGCATCACAACCTATATACATTCGAAACCAGAATTTCAGTAACCGACATTAAATGCTGAATAAACAGTAGAGATATAGACATAGTTCTAGGGTACCTGAAAAACCATTTCCAGTGAAGGGTTCATTGCAGCTTGCTCGAGACCTTTATCTGATTCTTGacacctatatatataatccaatctccaattaaatattaaatttaatatcaaATTACTGATTTGATATAACACTTAAGGAACAAGTTCAATGTACAGCTCGCTAACACATTGGATTAACAACTACATATGCGTTCAGCAACTATACAAAGTAAGGTAGATAAACCAAGAAACAAGCTTACATATTTATCAGCACAATGTCTGAAACTGTCAGGGCAAATATGGCGCTTTGCTTCTCGAATGCAGTATCATCctggaaaataataaaattgcaGAGGAAGCATGAAGAGCGATTAAATctgaacaaacaaaaaacaaagcaaatggggttttaacaaaaaagctgATTACCTCGCCTCTCTCCTTGCCAGCAGTAccctccaaatccaaatccatgGCAATCGTGCAAGGCTCAATGCCAACACACTTGGCTATCCAAATACCCTTCGTTGTTTGGTTCCTGAAGTATATagatacacacatatatagtACCTAttctaaaaacaaacaaaaaaaaccaaattgagTATATGATCAACTGAAAAGCTCAGAAACTAACCTTCCACTGTTTGCATCCATCTCCCTAAACTTAGTGTGGAACAGATGGTTCATTAAAGTGCTTCTCCCTGTGTTTTCATAGGCAATTAATTACCCTAATGTTGCTCAAGCTAaaccaattaaattaattaaagtaaataaataataaaataataaaaaagcttCCTTTACCGCTGCTCTGACCCATAATGGCAACAACAGCATAGGAGAGTCCACACTCAGCAAGCTTCACTTCTTTGACGAACTTGTCGAGCCCATCAGCATTAAACTCTCCATCTCCATAGATGAGTTGCGTGGCGCAGCAATCTTCCTCCATCAATACAATACTCTCTCAAATTCTCCTACTCTGAGAGCCCAACTCTACCCTTCAAGGTTCTAACTTTCAAGCGCGGATCGACTTATATAAACTTGAAGAGCTGGACGACCCAAATTCTATGCTTCCTTTGAACTCAAGCCTTATTCTTCTGAGCAAAGCTTATTCTATGCTTCCTTTGAACTCAAGCCCTAAACCCTAGTGAGCAAAGCTTCTtgctttttgacaaaaaagaaaaaaagaaaagtgaagCTTCTTGCTTGAAGAGCACGGATGTTCATGCATTAATAATTTAGTAGTAATTACTTTTGTGAAAAGGTATACGCACGGAAAGGGGTCCAGAAAGCACAGTAACGTTCATGTATCCAtatgattaaaagaaaataagaaaaggctTTTATAAATTTCATTCCTGGTATTCCTTTTTACGGCCCACATGAAGTCTTGTTGTGCAAGCCTATTAGGTAGAGATGGGCTCGGTGTCCGATCTTAAGGGTATTGGGCTCAGCCTTGGAGTTTCAAGCCCCATTTCAGGTCAAGCTCAGGTCCAATCTTATCATTTGCTCAATCTAAATGTCCCGCTCATGCTGCATTCTTAAGAATAAAAATTTACACAAAAGACTCATTAGTGTAGTGGTATGGAGTATTTATTTCCTTAGGCAAGATCTTGAGTttgagtcctagcatccgtgtaggaaaggtcctcaaacaaaaaaaaacaaaaaaaaagaataaaaacttACATAGCCAACAGGTCTAGTCTGGTAGAAAAAGGCAATGATTTGCATACTAGTGGTTTCAGATTCGAACTTATGTCATCTTGGTAGTATGTGTGAGAGAGAATCTCACATTCCCCTTTAtattatcgcttgtatttaaataaataataaataataaatacttACAGTACATGAAACGTAGTCTATAAACTCGTTCTATCTACTCTTATCACATGATCGTCAAGAAAGGCTAAGTTGGGCACTTAGGATATACGATATATGAAAATCACATAACGAACCCATGTCATTGCCACTGCAGATACTCCACCGGCAACCTATTTGGGCATGTGATGAAAGCTATTAAATTTCCATCACCCATCAGGGATTAATGCCCATACCTTTAGGCCATGGCCTCTGAATTAATGTACAATAAATACTATTTATAGTTTTCTTTAGTGCAAGTCATGGaaactgttttttttcttctttctttgggGATGTCTCTGGTTATGATATCtggtatatgtatatatggacATCTCACTCAAAACCATTGCCACCATCTTTTTCATCACAgtccaaattaaaataatggCAGATAGGGGACCCGATTAAAATCATAGCCAATATAGAGAGATCACATTCACACATAAATGCAAGAGCCAAGTAGCCAAACTATCGAAATGACCATATTGCCCTTAAGTTTTTGTACCCTAATTAGTGCAGGCTAGAGTCCAAAAACTAAGAACGAAAGGGACTAGTCGGGGGTTTCATGACCCCATGGACCCGTCCTCTGGTCAAAACCCTAGTCAAAGCAGCTCTGTCACATATACCACATATGTACCCCCACCCCATGTCCTAGCTTGGGATGATTATTAATTTGCTCAAGTGtctcataataaatttaaatggaCCTTAGTTCCTCAAAAGACGAAATTGACACCTAAATTTCTCATAAAGAACAAAACTGTCCTCTTCTAAAGCTCCAAGTTTTGGGGTTGTGTGGTGAATTAGCTTAAGCTAATAGGGTTTCATGCGACATAATGggcaaaatattattttaacatTCTTGCATGGTAGCATGGGATTAAGGGAACTAACTAAATCTAAATGATTAGGATTCTTAGTCATTTGTAGGCTTTTGATGTAGATTTATCCTGCTAGATCTTCCCCcaacaaaagaataaaaaagggtCTTTTTGCGCATCACCATGCACAACAATGCTCAACCCATCATTGCAAGAAATTAGTTCTTAatttcgacc belongs to Prunus persica cultivar Lovell chromosome G4, Prunus_persica_NCBIv2, whole genome shotgun sequence and includes:
- the LOC18779831 gene encoding protein ROOT HAIR DEFECTIVE 3 homolog 2 is translated as MEEDCCATQLIYGDGEFNADGLDKFVKEVKLAECGLSYAVVAIMGQSSGRSTLMNHLFHTKFREMDANSGRNQTTKGIWIAKCVGIEPCTIAMDLDLEGTAGKERGEDDTAFEKQSAIFALTVSDIVLINMCQESDKGLEQAAMNPSLEMVFQVVMHSFVPRKMTLLFVIHTKTPFENLEPVLREDIQKLWDGVPKPEAHNSTPFSDFFSVEVVTLSSYEEEEEKFKEEVAQLRQRFFHSISPGGLAGDRRGVVPASGFSFTAQQIWKVIKENKDLDLPAHKVMVATVRCEEIANREFNQLIHDGGWLALEEAVHTGPVQGFGKRLSSILSTYFSEYDMEAIYFDEGVRNSKRQLLESKALDFVYPAYTTMLGHVHSKALKNFKVRLEELLNKREGFTSSLRSCTQSSMLEFDKGCADAAIQQANWDASRVIREKLRRDIDTHASSVCSAKLSELNVNYEKQLSASLTGPVEALLESGEKDTWASIRKLLNRETEVAVSTFSSTAVADFELDKETIAKMLQHLRDYSRNVVVKKAREEAAKIMILMKDRFSTVFNYDSGSMPRVWTKKEDIRSITKDAHSASMKLLSVMAAIRLEEKPDNIEETLFSSLMDGTVTVSSSQDRGIEASAYPLASNTWEEVPSEDTLITPVQCKSLWRQFKTETQYSVTQAISAQEAYKRSNNWLPPPWAIMAMAVLAFNQFMLPRLQKKK